A part of Paroedura picta isolate Pp20150507F chromosome 7, Ppicta_v3.0, whole genome shotgun sequence genomic DNA contains:
- the MLANA gene encoding melanoma antigen recognized by T-cells 1, producing MPKGQHSLDGKYGRGKGSMYLSAEEVAGIGILLVVLGALLILGCWYYKRRSGYKSLLSKSFRGATMKTSEGKRTLLESRLPLQEYTTNFNHVVPDAPPAYDKISASPLPPPYAP from the exons ATGCCCAAGGGACAGCATTCTCTAGATGGCAAATATGGCAGAGGGAAAGGGTCCATGTATCTTTCAGCTGAAGA GGTTGCAGGCATTGGAATTCTCCTTGTGGTTCTTGGTGCTTTACTGATTCTTGGCTGTTGGTATTACAAAAGACGAAGTGGTTATAAAAGCCTTCTG AGCAAAAGTTTCAGAGGGGCCACCATGAAGACCTCAGAAGGCAAAAGAACTTTGCTGGAATCAAGACTCCCCTTACAAGAATACACCACCAATTTCAACCATGTG GTGCCTGATGCTCCACCAGCTTACGACAAGATCTCTGCCAGTCCTCTGCCACCACCTTATGCACCATGA